TACTGCTCCAGGCTTTATCTATAAAATGGTGGTTGCTTTTGATACTTTTATCAGGCATCTTGTTGCACGAATTAATACATGGCATTTTTATGGCAATTTTTGCTAAGAATGGCTGGAGATCAATATCTTTCGGCTTTAATACTCATGCATTTGCCCCATATACCCATTGTAATGAACCTTTGACACCGGTTGATTACCGTATATCCCTGATCATGCCGGCTTTATTATTAGGAGAGATACCCGTATTGGTCGGGTGGATTACCGGGAATATTCTTTTTTTGATATATGGTGTCTTATTTGTCTGGGTTTCAGCTGGTGATGTTGCTGTTTTTCTGATGAGTAGAAAAATAAAAGATGGTATGCTGCAGGATCATCCTGATAAAATAGGATTCATTCATGTTCATGAAGCGAACTCGGTAAACCATTGATATTTTACGATTGTTTTTACCTCTCTCAATGGATAATGAAGGTATTTTCTTTTTGGAAATGAAAATAGACTAACTTTGTTGTAAAATATACTTCTTTGAACAATCCGATAAAAAAGTTAGCGGGACAAACAGCCATATATGGGTTATGCAGTATGCTACCCAGGTTTTTGAATTATTTATTGGTACCGCTTCACACCAAGGTACTGGATAAGGCCGAATATGGCGTGAATGGGGAATGGTATGCTTATGTTATGTTTCTGGTAATATTGCTTACTTATGGGATGGAAACCGGTTTTTTTAGGTTTTCTCAATCTACTGATAAAAACAAAGTTTACGGAACCACTTTTCTCAGTATAGTGTTCACTTCAACGCTGTTTATCACCGGGATTATGATTTTCTCCGAACCTTTATCCGTATGGATGGACTATGGAGATCATCGTGAATATTTACTATGGTTTGGTTGGATATTAGGATTAGATGCCATTACCGCCATTCCATTTGCCCGGTTCCGCCTGGATGAGCGCCCGTTGCGTTTTGCCTTTTATAAAATGGCTAATGTTTGTATCAATGTATTTTTCAATCTCTTCTTTCTGTGGTTCTGTCCTAAATTTTCCGACCATGGATGGATACAAAAGATATATGATCCTGATGTAGGTGTGGGTTATATATTCCTGTCCAATTTGATAGCCTCTGTGGCCACTATTGTTTTATTATTGCCGGAGATTTTCCGGCATAAGATCAGCTTTGATTTTAGACTATGGAAACGGATTATCGTTTATTCCCTGCCACTTTTAGCGGCGGGATTAGCCGGAAGTGCAAATGAAGCCATTGACCGGGTTTTATTGAAATATCGTTTGCCTGAAGCAGATATCCCTATGGAACAACTGGGTGTTTACAGTGCCAATATCAAAATCGCCACGCTGATGGTGTTATTTATCCAGATGTTCCGTTATGCTGCCGAACCATTTTTTTTCAACAATGCTAAGGAAAAGGATTCTCGCCGGACAATCGCAGAAGTGATGAAATATTTTGTGGTTTTCTGCCTGTTTATTTTCCTCGGAATTACTTTTTATCTGGATATTGTCAAACATTTTGTTGATCCCAAATTTTGGGAAGGTTTGGGTGTCGTACCGATAATGTTGTTGGCCAACATGTGCCTGGGTATTTATTATAACCTTTCGATATGGTTTAAGCTCAGTGACCAGACGCAATACGGGCTTATTATTGCTTCTATAGGAGCAATAATAAGTATCGCCGGAAATTGGTTTTTAATTCCCATTTGGGGATACTATGCTTCAGCATGGATACATGTAGTTTGTTATTTGGTGATGATCATTATCACCTGGAGCTTAGGGAAACGATATTATCCTATTCCATATCCGATAAAGACTATTTTTATATACATAATATTAGCATTAGGTTTATATATAGTGGCATCCTACACACTAATCGAAAATAAAATGTTAAATATTTTGAAGAACACCGTTCTTTTTGCGATATTTGTATTTTGTATTGAAAGGAAAGAAAGGTTATTGAAGCAAATGTTTAGAAAATGAATATTGAAGAAACTCATATACTGCAATCTTCCTGGAGAAATCAATCTATTTTACAACATCTAGATAACGAGGAGTTAGCATATTTGGAAGAAGTAGCAGAAATAAGGACTTACCAGAAGAATGAAATAATTTTTTCACAAGGTAAGCGTATTTCCGGTTGTTACATTATACTATCGGGTATCGTAAAACAGTTTAAAACAGGTATTGAAGGTAAAGATTATATCTTTCGTTTAGCCAAACCTTTTGAAATTTTAGGGTTTCGTTCTGTACTCAGTGAGGAACCAGCCTGTAATACATCCACGGTTATTGATGACACTACCGTATGTTATATCCATAAGGATTGCCTGCATCATTTGGTAAAAACGAATGGAACTTTTGCCCTGGATTTGTTACAGATCGCCTGCCGGGAATTAGAAGAATCCCATTCATTGATTGCAGATATTGCCCAAAAATCAGTGAAAGAGCGTCTGGCCGAATTTCTCCTGATGCTGGAAAACAAATTCGGTACCAATGAAAAGAAACAGTTGAATATTTCCCTTTCAAGGGAGGAACTTGCTAATATT
The sequence above is drawn from the Bacteroidales bacterium genome and encodes:
- a CDS encoding Crp/Fnr family transcriptional regulator encodes the protein MNIEETHILQSSWRNQSILQHLDNEELAYLEEVAEIRTYQKNEIIFSQGKRISGCYIILSGIVKQFKTGIEGKDYIFRLAKPFEILGFRSVLSEEPACNTSTVIDDTTVCYIHKDCLHHLVKTNGTFALDLLQIACRELEESHSLIADIAQKSVKERLAEFLLMLENKFGTNEKKQLNISLSREELANIVGTATESVIRLLSEFKNERYIDISGKKIAILNAKALEKIAF
- a CDS encoding DUF3267 domain-containing protein, whose protein sequence is LLQALSIKWWLLLILLSGILLHELIHGIFMAIFAKNGWRSISFGFNTHAFAPYTHCNEPLTPVDYRISLIMPALLLGEIPVLVGWITGNILFLIYGVLFVWVSAGDVAVFLMSRKIKDGMLQDHPDKIGFIHVHEANSVNH
- a CDS encoding lipopolysaccharide biosynthesis protein encodes the protein MNNPIKKLAGQTAIYGLCSMLPRFLNYLLVPLHTKVLDKAEYGVNGEWYAYVMFLVILLTYGMETGFFRFSQSTDKNKVYGTTFLSIVFTSTLFITGIMIFSEPLSVWMDYGDHREYLLWFGWILGLDAITAIPFARFRLDERPLRFAFYKMANVCINVFFNLFFLWFCPKFSDHGWIQKIYDPDVGVGYIFLSNLIASVATIVLLLPEIFRHKISFDFRLWKRIIVYSLPLLAAGLAGSANEAIDRVLLKYRLPEADIPMEQLGVYSANIKIATLMVLFIQMFRYAAEPFFFNNAKEKDSRRTIAEVMKYFVVFCLFIFLGITFYLDIVKHFVDPKFWEGLGVVPIMLLANMCLGIYYNLSIWFKLSDQTQYGLIIASIGAIISIAGNWFLIPIWGYYASAWIHVVCYLVMIIITWSLGKRYYPIPYPIKTIFIYIILALGLYIVASYTLIENKMLNILKNTVLFAIFVFCIERKERLLKQMFRK